Proteins from one Triticum aestivum cultivar Chinese Spring chromosome 7A, IWGSC CS RefSeq v2.1, whole genome shotgun sequence genomic window:
- the LOC123148921 gene encoding protein SCO1 homolog 1, mitochondrial, whose product MRRHALQLVARAVRASAPRPHPPRHPHQVAALRASTGFFSTEAAAGASASATAEAAQGGSKSAAAAAASSGAAQAASKPAAVASGSDGGGGGGGRDGKSQQGDSGKSVRGGPVSWLSFLLLLVTGGGIIVYYDKEKKRHIEELKNNTNSVKPAQTVGTAAIGGPFSLLNHDGKAVTEKDFLGKWTLLYFGFTHCPDICPDELQKMAAAINKIKEKAKLEIVPVFISVDPERDTVEQVHDYVKEFHQDLIGLTGTSDEVRKVARAYRVYYMKTEEEGSDYLVDHSIVMYLMNPKMEFVKFFGKNYDEDTLAEGIIKEVREHKRS is encoded by the exons ATGAGGAGGCACGCGCTCCAGCTTGTCGCGCGCGCGGTGCGCGCCTCCGCTCCCCGTCCCCATCCTCCGCGCCATCCCCATCAG GTCGCCGCGCTGAGAGCGTCGACGGGTTTCTTCTCGACCGAAGCCGCTGCAGGCGCGTCTGCATCTGCTACTGCCGAAGCGGCGCAGGGCGGGTCGAAGTccgctgcggctgcggctgcgtcTTCTGGCGCGGCGCAGGCCGCTTCGAAGCCCGCGGCGGTGGCGTCGGGCTctgacggcggtggcggagggggCGGGCGGGATGGGAAGTCGCAGCAAGGGGACTCCGGGAAGTCCGTCCGAGGAGGG CCCGTCTCGTGGTTGAGTTTTCTTCTGCTTCTTGTGACCGGAGGAGGAATCATAGTCTACTACGACAAGGAAAAGAAGCGTCACATTGAAG AGCTGAAGAACAATACGAACTCAGTAAAGCCAGCACAAACAGTAGGAACTGCTGCTATTGGTGGTCCATTCAGTCTTCTAAATCATGATGGGAAAGCCGTCACTGAAAAGGATTTCTTGGGTAAATGGACGCTGCTATATTTTGGGTTCACACACTGCCCTGACATCTGTCCAGATGAACTGCAGAAGATGGCTGCTGCTATTAATAAAATCA AGGAAAAGGCAAAACTAGAAATTGTGCCAGTATTCATCTCAGTTGATCCTGAAAGAGACACTGTTGAGCAAGTCCATGACTATGTTAAAG AGTTCCATCAAGATCTCATAGGACTAACTGGTACCTCTGATGAGGTGAGGAAGGTTGCTCGTGCTTATCGAGTCTACTATATGAAGACAGAGGAGGAGGGTTCTGACTACCTTGTTGATCATTCAATCGTCAT GTACTTGATGAACCCGAAAATGGAGTTTGTCAAATTCTTCGGCAAGAACTATGACGAAGACACCCTGGCCGAAGGCATCATCAAAGAGGTCCGAGAGCACAAGAGGAGCTGA
- the LOC123148920 gene encoding non-specific lipid transfer protein GPI-anchored 9, whose protein sequence is MAMRAPAAVLLLAVASVLAAGAAAQSTGTPACASKLTGCAGYMNGTDAQKPPETCCGPLRDAVKNEKPCLCALYASPEIFKAFNINVTDALRLSKRCGVSEDVSSCPSASPTKSPPGSSPSSPSGGGKSAGHRTMSAGFAGLMSLFLVLWSALA, encoded by the exons ATGGCGATGCGGGCGCCGGCGGCGGTGCTGCTTCTGGCGGTGGCGAGCGTGctggcggcgggcgcggcggcgcagtCGACGGGCACGCCGGCGTGCGCGTCCAAGCTGACGGGCTGCGCCGGCTACATGAACGGCACGGACGCGCAGAAGCCGCCGGAGACCTGCTGCGGCCCGCTCCGGGACGCCGTCAAGAACGAGAAGCCCTGCCTCTGCGCGCTCTACGCCTCGCCCGAGATCTTCAAGGCCTTCAACATCAACGTCACCGACGCGCTCCGCCTCTCCAAGCGCTGCGGCGTCTCCGAGGACGTCAGCAGCTGCCCCA GCGCCTCTCCGACCAAGTCTCCTCCAG GTTCAAGTCCAAGTTCTCCGTCAGGTGGTGGCAAGAGCGCCGGGCACCGCACCATGTCGGCCGGCTTCGCGGGGCTGATGAGCCTGTTCCTGGTCCTGTGGTCTGCCCTGGCATAA